ACGTATACTTTTCATCTGACCTTGTTATCTTTAAATGACCAAAATCATAATCAAATCCGAGGCTCCAATAACACATATGACTATGCCTGGGTTTGTTCTCTTTGGAGAAGTGCTTCACGACAGCGCTAGGTTCATCTGTAGAAAGTAATCTCAAACATTGGCCGTTCTCATAAAATCTGAAATACCTGTAATAGGTGATCATGTGAACTGGCTTTAAAAGAGATAACGAACTTTCTGCATTGGAACCGTATCTTACATAATTTACTACACTGATGTAAACACCTTCGAATTTAATATATGGCCTTTCCCTTAACATACGATAATCATCACCCCGCcatatttccttttcaaagGTATTTATATCGGTGATTCCGTTAAGATCCATTGCCATTTTGTCGTATATTTGCTTAGAATATATGTACTTCGCGAAAGTTTTAAATGGCACAGAATCGTGGAAGCAAAGCTTGCTAAAGGTGGAACAAGTCATCGACAAATTCACCCAAGATTCACCAGACATTAATATaacttttttaataattcTCAGTAAAATGTCGTCAGGCAAGATTTCCAGAATCCAGCAGGGTTGAAGTTcagcattttcttcaacagaTAAGTCATCTTTACCggtttcattttgttcatcTGGAGCATCAGTAGTCATTGATAATCCCGATAGTTTTTTGTGCAGCATCCACTCAtcaagtattttttttctgtacAGTGATTCCACATTATCATGGATTTTCAATGCACTTCGATAGAAGTTTATAGCATCTGACATTGACCCATCCTTCTCTTTCAGTACACCTTTTTCCCAAATAGCAATAGCCTCTTTAGCCCTAGGGTCCTTTTCATAATCTACTATCATTTGCTCCTTGAGTTTAGCTTATGGAACACATGTGTCGTCGCCAAAGATGATGGGGAATGTTTGCTTTTATCTTGCTCAGTCGATTTCGCTATCTAGGAACTAcaatccttttttttgtcatttGGAAGGCTCTTTAAAATTCCGAATCGATAAGTTCGGAGGTGGGAAAGGATAGCGGTATATTCCTTCCCAAATAAAAAGGCTACAAACACATTACATAAAGAATATTTGTTCAAGTAAACATATCCTCTTCACTCAAGATTACTTCGACAAACCATCATTGGTGTTTCCACCAATCAGCATATCAATCTCATTCAATAAAGTAAAGTCAAAATTGTACTCTAAGGCAAAATCGTTACCGTGAGATAGAGTCCCTAATAAATCCATAGTTTCTGAATTATGCAAAGCATCTTCAGAGTTTTCTATGAATTTTCTAGCAAGTTCGTAATTCAGGGTAGGCGCacttaaaaaatttaagaAGTCTTGTTTTCTATCCTTTTTAATCAAGTTGGACTTCATGCATTGGATGGCTAAAATCGCAGAATAAATCATGTAAATTGTGGCCTTCTCAAACGTcttaaatttatttttccaaacttttaaaagataataCAGTTCATCAACATAACCTTCAACCAATTCCCGGCTTTGTTTGATTTCGTATATGAAAGGTTTATTATAGGAAATTAGCACGATATAGTAATGAAACCATACGTAAGCTATGGTTGGGTTAAAATCTGTCATTTCCATCAATGACCTCTTGGTCCATTGTAGTTCAGGGGGCAAATCCCTTCTCCAATTGTATACCTCCAGATTAAATTTGGCCAAGTATTCACTCCTTTGAAGTAGAGTTTCGTTTGGGCTGAAAATCTTGGATGCAAAAATCTCCGTTATTCTCGATAACACAATCAGTTTCTTCAAGGGGTTTGCAGTGGACAATATTACTTTTGGGTCATATATGTACTCCTCTATACCAGTCTCAATTTCAGGTAGCTCGTCTGTTTCTGGAACAGTGGAATTGGACAAACGCAAGGAAGTTGATCTTCCAAAGAGGATCGCTATTAAATGATCAGCAATGTAGCAGCCCCAATAAATTCTACTTCTCACTTCAAAATCCATTATTGACAGCTCGTCTTCATAAACATTACTCCATGCTTCTGGATTCAAATGTAGGCCGATTTCGTGGGCAATCCTAAATGCCAGCCCAGAAAGATACCAAGCCATGGGGTTTTCTCCGCTTCCAATGTCATAAAATGCCAAACACAATAGAGTCTGGATGATTGCTAATTTCGAAGAGGACGACGATTCAGCTAACGAAGAATCTTccagttgaaaaatttttttgagtaCTATCGTCTTGGCTCTTTGATAAAACACTTCAGattgttgaaaaagctCAGTTTCTGATTTGTATGAAATCAAAGATCCCAATGCAGCGATTGCAAATACCAATTCTTCGGAACAATAGTAACTTTTAGTGTTAGTATCACCGAAGAAAGCACTTAAGAAAGTTTCTCTATGAATGAAAAGGTAATGTCCCGGGTATAgccatttgaaaaagagtGACAACGATCTTAAGATAAGGGGACTTcttgataaattttttaggCTGACCTGCTGTTGCTGATATCTTGTGCTTCCATCcgtcttcttttttattatagACAAGGAATTTGATGGATATATACTATTTGTGCCAACTGGTGGAGGGCTCTCGGAAGGCATTTTCTTGGTGAACGCATCAGACTCATTCTCATCGTTGCTTTCAGATGATGGTAGTGCTGATTGTGCTGTTTCGCCATACTttaagattttttcattaggAGCATCACCATGATCACTGTTGTTTTTTAACGAGGAGAGAGCATTGCTAGCAATTGTGGAAGACGAGGAACTTAATATTTGCAACTGTTCTTTCAAAGACCGAATCTGGCTCTGTAAAGCTTCTACGTAAGTCGTAGAATATCTTTTGTTCCTTAAGTCTTGTTGAGTGAATACACATTCGGTACGAAACTTGATACAGTTTGAACAAGGCTTTTCCATGTTacatttccttcttcttctacgGCAATTCTGGCATGCTAGTTTTCTCTTCCTGGGCACGTTGTTATTATTCTGGTCATTATCTGTCACAGATTTCTTTAAACTGGACGGAAGGGAGGGTGTTACCGTTGTTGTTAAAGGTGGAGGTGAAGGCTCCAACATCATTGCTGCGATTGTGTAGAGCTTCGAGTTTTAAAAGGgctatttttgaaaacttaCGGCGATGTCAACTTGTTGATTTTGCTTTGTTTCGTTCGGGATGGATCGGAACATCCGCTCACATATGAGAGGTTTACACTCTTGATGTATATGTTGCTCTATCTTGTATACGGTTAAGTAAAGTGATGtattatgtatatgtatgtatttatatatatatatatatatatgcgTGGTTTTCCatattgtatttttcttctctacTCTATATAGGCATTACTTTGACAGGAACGAGACTAAAGAAGAGGCAAAGTGCTGCGGGTTGTCCAGGAAAAGATTATGGCCAGCATCAGGGACTTCAACGTAGCTAGCCTTTGCCTTGTTTTTTAGCATTGATTCAGTAGTCAAGTAGCCCGCATATTTATCCATCCAATCGTGCTCGCCATACATGAACATGACAGGCGTTGCTGGGTTCAAAAAACGAACGTTGTTTATTATCGGATCTCTAGCGATCAGATTCCTTTCAAACAAATGGGTGAACACCTTGATTGTCTGTGGTTGCACCGTCTGGTTCTTCCCGACAAATGAGTGCAAAAGATAGTCCTTATATATCTGATCCGGAACTTTTACGTATGCGGTGGAGATGTAGTTCGAGCACAATTTGGAGCCTATGGGTCCCATCCACTTCAAAACGTTTAGCTGgttttcaaagataaaCCGCGGTACGTTCAGCTTTCTTGTATAATATCGGGACGATGGGTCGGTAAACGTAAGTGGATAGGTGGTGTTGGGCTCCCATTTGTGGGTGATAGCATGTATACTGTTTTCCACACCAAGAGGAGATATGAGACACAGTTTCTCAATGGAATCAGGGTACTTGAGGGCGTATTTGAATGAAATATATCCTCCGAATGAATGGCCCACCACGTTTATTTTGCGAAGCTTGTTATCCTTCCGCCATTGCTCTATCCTGTCTACGAAGTAGCTTTCGTACTGCTCCAGGTGTGACTTGATGTCCTCTGCTGGGGGGCGCTTCTCTATCACAGGGATTACTACGTCATCTTCTATATGCTTAAACCTGAGAGACTTGATCTTCTTGGTTTTGTTCACTTGCAATGCTGGCGCCTCTGAGGCACCATTGGCTGGCAAGTCGATGGCATATAGATCTTTAATGTTGTCTGACAGGTTCTCAAACGTCCTGTAGAACGCCATCGACGAGGCAGCGTATCCATGGATTAGTACTGTAGGCGTGCACACTTTGTTCGCACGCTTATTGTGGAAATGCCACTGGTTAATCCCGCCTGGAGTCATCGTGTTATTAACGGACCCACGCACAGTGGTGCTATCCATAATTTGCTGCTGCAGGGCCTTCAGGCCCTGCACGCTAGCACACACCTTGGCGTCTGCAGTAGTGGTCTCCTTCTCAGTTTTGCTGCACCATTTGAAAGTGTTTGTCCACATTCTACTGAAGAAAACTACGCTTACGTATGTATATGTCCTGAACAATGAGAGAAAGACCTGCGAATATACTTCTACTACTCCACGTACAAAAAAGAGCACGCTGCTTTATTTATACTTTTGTGCCACAAGAATGATCAACATCAACATAAATATCAACTAGTATCTGCAACACATCTGCTCCACGGAACTAAACCCGTTGAGCAGTGCCCCGTGGAAACGTAAACTATCGCAAATTGGGATTAACAAGCCAAAAACAGCCAAGCAAGATTCACGAAACCGCGCCTCGTTTGGACCCCGAAGGCCCATTTAACGGCCGGCCGTTACAAGCAAGATCGGCAGAGCAAACCACTCCCCAGCACCACAGCACATCACTGCACGAGCAACAATAACTAGAACATGGCAGATAGCGAGGATACCTCTGTGATCCTGCAGGGCATCGACACAATCAACAGCGTGGAGGGCCTGGAAGAAGATGGTTACCTCAGCGACGAGGACACGTCACTCAGCAACGAGCTCGCAGATGCACAGCGTCAATGGGAAGAGTCGCTGCAACAGTTGAACAAGCTGCTCAACTGGGTCCTGCTGCCCCTGCTGGGCAAGTATATAGGTAGGAGAATGGCCAAGACTCTATGGAGTAGGTTCATTGAACACTTTGTATAAGTGTTTGTTGTTTATGTATCCGCATATAGCAGTTATAACAGATAAATGGCACTTTTCGCACACCCGTTGTTTTATCTCCGATAGTACGTGGGCCTTTATTTATGGTCGTTTAACGAAAGAACGGCATCTTGAATTGAGCAGGTATTTAAAAGATAGGACGAGAAACAAGCACATGATCTGTGTCGAAAAAAAGTAgcaaagagaaaaagtaGGAGGATAGGATGAACAGGAAAGTAGCTATCGTAACGGGTACTAATAGTAATCTTGGTCTGAACATTGTGTTCCGTCTGATTGAAACTGAGGACACCAATGTCAGATTGACCATTGTGGTGACTTCTAGAACGCTTCCTCGAGTGCAGGAGGTGATTAACCAGATTAAAGATTTTTACAACAAATCAGGCCGTGTAGAGGATTTGGAAATAGACTTTGATTATCTGTTGGTGGACTTCACCAACATGGTGAGTGTCTTGAACGCATATTACGACATCAACAAAAAGTACAGGGCGATAAACTACCTTTTCGTGAATGCTGCGCAAGGTATCTTTGACGGTATAGATTGGATCGGAGCGGTCAAGGAGGTTTTCACCAATCCATTGGAGGCAGTGACAAATCCGACATACAAGATACAACTGGTGGGCGTCAAGTCTAAAGATGACATGGGGCTTATTTTCCAGGCCAATGTGTTTGGTCCGTACTACTTTATCAGTAAAATTCTGCCTCAATTGACCAGGGGAAAGGCTTATATTGTTTGGATTTCGAGTATTATGTCCGATCCTAAGTATCTTTCGTTGAACGATATTGAACTACTAAAGACAAATGCCTCTTATGAGGGCTCCAAGCGTTTAGTTGATTTACTGCATTTGGCCACCTACAAAGACTTGAAAAAGCTGGGCATAAATCAGTATGTAGTTCAACCGGGCATATTTACAAGCCATTCCTTCTCCgaatatttgaattttttcacctATTTCGGCATGCTATGCTTGTTCTATTTGGCCAGGCTGTTGGGGTCTCCATGGCACAATATTGATGGTTATAAAGCTGCCAATGCCCCAGTATACGTAACTAGATTGGCCAATCCAAACTTTGAGAAACAAGACGTAAAATACGGTTCTGCTACCTCTAGGGATGGTATGCCATATATCAAGACGCAGGAAATAGACCCTACTGGAATGTCTGATGTCTTCGCTTATatacagaagaagaaactggAATGGGACGAGAAACTGAAAGATCAAATTGTTGAAACTAGAACCCCCATTTAATATATCTCTGCGtacatatgtatatatatatatgtgtgtaTATACATGTATGTCTGTATAGAAAACGCATATCAACTGATATATATACACGTGAAGCAAAAAAGGCATTGCCTCTGTCAGAGAAACGAACTATCCTCGTTGCTATAGTGTCTTCTGCACTTATCGCGTAGACTTTCTATTGGCACTCTGTCATGGCATTTAATCTTGTACACATTCTTTAATTCTTCTTGCAAAAGAAGGTACTCTTCATGCAAATGATGACTTTGGAGTGAATTGACTAATCCTGAGTCGTTCCAGAAACTTTTTAAGGCGTTCGTTTCATGATTTATTATGTCATCCAACCGTCTCATATTAGGTTTCGAATTTGTTACAAATTCTCGCCTTGATAACCTCTCCAGGTCTTCTTTGTTGCATCCAGGTACACTCTCTAACAACATTGAACCATTGCCCTCCGGATTCGCACTGTCATATTTATTAGCCTCTTCGCCGCACATGATGTCAATATCGGGTCGATAGCTGTCTATGCCGTCTAGATGGCCCACCTTATGAAACACAAGACAATGTGCTGCCCTTTCGGCTTTCAAAAAACTGTCAATTCTACTTTCCCTTAGCGTATTGCGCTCACAAAACGGTGAATAATCGTAttgcttttcttcctcGATGTGGCTCAAAGTATTCAGATAGTCGACTTCGTCTACGTCCATATTTATCCCATAGAGATCATCTGCAGTCCTCTCCTCTAGTACTTCGCCTGTTATGGGCATCGAATCATCATTTATTACCCTTGTCGACCTTTTCCGTAGCGGTGTGGTAAAATTGTTAAAGTTGGCTTTGTTGAACCTTGGTGTTTTCCAGGGCGGCAATGACGGTAGTTGAAACAACTTGCCTTCGTTCTTATCACCATTTTGGTTCATCTTACTTTGTCACAGCTATTTCTTTCCTTCCTGAATTTGTCCTTCCAAACCTAGTTCCCTGTTCTtaatttccttttatttaggtttttttttttgttttgtcaAGAGCCGCGCACAAAATATGGTATTATTATAGAAAAGTTGGACTTAAAAGCTTGAAAAAGCTTAGATTTTATATTCATATGCTGGTATATATGTACGACTAAATAATATAAATTTGATTATAACAATCCACTCAAGGTCAGCTTCTCCAGGAATGGTGAAAGATCTTCACGACGTATTTCAATTATGgaactttcaaaattatctATTCTCACTTTAGCATCCGTTTCTGCAGTTATTTGTTGAAACGCCATGCtgaaattattcaaaatagGTTTTTTTGTGTGTATCGTGTCTAGTCCGCGAGGATACCTAGGTGTTAACCCAGCAACCAAGTAAGTGTCCGTATTTTCATCTATGCTGGCAAGCACCATGGGCAACAATTGCTTGTCTTCAGATTCCGCACAGCATTCTATGAGCCAATTTCCTAATCTTAATAACGTCAATGGGTTTCTGTACAAGTCTAAATCGGGTCCGTCTTGTAAGACGCATAATCTATAAATTCTTAAATGCTTGattaatttcttctccAATATAGCAACCCCGGTATTAAAAATTGCTCTCTGTAAGTCTTGTGCTAGTTGAATGCCACGGTTTAATAGTTCCACCTTTCTGTCATCTAGAGCATCCCAACTGAGCCAAAAATTCGAAACCCAtctttttctcaaattcGTCAATTTTTGAGCGCtgttatcttcttcttcctctcCATCTGTATCGTCATTATTgtcattatttattttcacACTATCCTTATCAGTTGAATTACCTACTTCCAAAAGAGCTGTTAGTGCTTCGACAAATTCACTGGCACTTATGGACCCACGATATCCAAGAGTTCTAACAAACCCATCTCTAATTATATCTTGCAACCCATAACGATCCAAATTTTTGTCAAATATTATCCCAAGTTCTCTCTTAATAGAATGATCCATGTATAACCATGTTTCTTGTGCAGTACTTAATGGTATACCCATTCTAGCAAACATCTTATGCAATCTCTTTTTCCCATTTTCATTCCATAGGGATAGTTTGGCATTGACATAGTtagaataataaaaactGTCGTACAATGAAGAATGCCTCAGTAAGAAAAGGTAGTAATCCGGTTGGATGTTTAACGTCAATGTATCAGGGGTCTTTACTGAGTTTCTACTGCTTGGTGTGAGACGCTTCACTTCATCTTGCAATAAGGGGTATAATCGATTGTAAACTTGAGCATATGCTATATCTAACGAGGTCGTACCAAGTATATTCAACCACAGGTTTGAAAGATTTGTTTCTCCGATAGCAGACAATAATGAATAGATTTGTGCAGATATCGAGTTAACCACTGTTGTGCCTTGAGAATAGTATTCCTCCAAAACACCTTCATATTCATGGATTTGCTTCTTTCgttgctttctttttgagaGATCATTCGGTCCTATTGAAGAATTACCTCTTTTATTAGATATTGTCtcatcttcgtcttcttcgTCCTCGTCTGTGACTTCATCGGCATCAGTTGCCTCATCGTCACCCCCATTATTATCGTTCTCGTCACCTGAGAGCTCATCGTCACCACTCTCCTCGTCCAGTTCAAGCAATTTATAGTatgcttctttttgttcGCCTAATGTGTCATCCACCGTACCGTCGTCAAAACATTGGATGATTTGTGATCCAAATATATTGTCGAGATTCCACGGTCTATGAGCATCCAACACGTAGATGTCTCTCCTGAAACTTTGTTCCCCCGACTTTTCATCTGTATCGATAACATACTCTTGGGGATCGATTTCTAAGAAAGCCTCCAGATCAATAACGCCTCCAAACCCTACTAATAGCAGACTATTTATATTGTCATCCAATTGAGAATAGTGGCGTCGTAATTCAGAGTACCCAAATATCGGTACTATTTGAGATTGTACCAAttgttttttgaataatagtGACAACATCTTCGTCGCACACAGCGCATCGATGTTAAGACAAGAAACGAAAATGACCAATTGACATGATGAATGAGACGATGAATTCCTTAAGATTTTGTTGTAGGCTTCGCTAAACTGGCTGATTCCATAATACATGTGCGAGAGTATATTCTTGTTATTATGTGCCTTCTCTCTAGTGTTTATTGCTACACTTTTATTGCTCTATAGTGCGTTGTATAAAGTAGCCACAATGGATTGTTGGCATTACTACAGCTTCATTATTTACTGAAATTTCTTAAAACGCGTTAGATGatatgttgaaaaaaaaatacgcGTCGTGAATGAAACTTATTAGGTTTTACGACTAGTTAAAGCAAGAGAGAGAAGATCGAATTGACTAAATGTCTTCACTTTGAATTTATTCTAGTAGGATTCGCATGGCTTTTTCATAATAAAAATCTCGTTTATTTATGCTTTTGGTTGGTTTTCCTTTGATAAATGCGGCCCTTGCTTTGTTTGTGGTTGCAACGAGTTCGTCAAATGATAAATTGACGCTTAACACAGACGCATGGGAACCACGTAATTGAATTAATGTTTTCTTCTCGAAACAATTGCAATGTGACTTTCTTGTTAGGCAATGTGAGATGAAAGATGGCCTTTACCTTTGCAGATGTTTGGGTGTGGCTCTGAGCTGTCCTTTATAATTATAGAGATAATTTTGATGAAAGCTCAGAAGACCTTTAATGACGAAAAATAGGCATGGTTTGCCAGGCAAAAAACGACCAAATTTTACTGTAGTATGAGTCAAAGTCGCTGGAGTATCGTTCTCATCTTTGcattgtttatttttggcAGCACTGGAGTGAATgccttcttcaatttcgGTCATCAtcagcaacagcaacagcaacagcaacaatCATATGAAGATCAAGTTTTAAATAACCCTTGTGATGGGTATTTGTGTCCGGACACCCTAACGTGCGTTGCACAGCAGAAAGACTGTCCTTGTCCCTTCCCTAAATCTCAGTTGAAATGTGTCCTTCCTGATAATAAATTTGTTTGCATATCCAAACCAGCCACACACAATGAAAAGTTTAGAGCAATATATGATGACCCTGTCAAGGGCCCCAAAGCAAAGAACAAGGGGTTTAGGGATTGTGGATGGGTATCAGATGCTTACAAAAACCATTGAAATCTgtataaaaaatacatacacatacatatatacatacgAAGGATTTATCTTCTCATTGATATTCTAGTCTCTATTTCTTCCGGGAACCCATCTCTTATACAATACTTCACCAACTTGAAAACTATTGAACAATTTAGTAAAGTTGTTTGATTTCCATAGTGCTATCGCCTCCTGTTCCGAGATTAGTCTCTCCACGTAGCATAACACAAACGTCTTCTTTGCGCCGCCCACAACACGGGCTATGCTAGAATACCACGTATAATCTTTAGAGACGTCGTGGTCAAGACCCATAACACAAAATTCAGCGTGTTGAAATGGTGGCCCTCTcttatataataaataatcGCAGCCGAATTTTATACCAGATCTTACGCACCAACCGTGTGATCTGTAGTGATGGTATATAACGTATGATCTGACAAAGGAGTGaatatctttatatttGGCATCGAATTGAAACAGTTTCCCTGCCAGGCACGCGGGAGATATGTCAAGAACAGGAAGTGCAAAAGTTAAAAACATAGCTTCCACTGGCATTAGTTCTAGTGACTCTAGTGGCAAAAGATCACCGTTCTCATCAAGAAGATTGTTGTCTTCATCTCTTAAATTTGATTCGGAAATGTCTTGCTGTTGTGCAACGATGCCCACGTCTTCTGTTTGTTTTagtttaaattttcttaatgATTCTCGTTGTTTCTCAAGGAGGATGTTTTCCTCATCGATATGAccacctttttttcttaattctAGTAATTCTCTTTCTAACTTCGCACGTTCTTTCTTGAACTCTAATCTTTGTAATCTCCTCTGTTGTGTGACCTTCTCTAAAGTCATCTCCGTTTCAGTATTACTCTTTGTTCCTCCCCGATTGTGGAGGGGAGTATCATTGAGACCCAGTCTGGCCTCTGTTCTAGCTTTCCATGTAGGCTCACTCCTGCTAAATTGACCAGTGCCAAAAAATCCATTATTCCAAAGATATAGCATTTGCTTGTCATCTTGAACCGTGATGTGAAGAGTGGTATCTCCTATAAAATCTACATGTACTTTATCGTTCAGTGCGTTCGTACTCTTGTAATAGCGGTATGCCCAATATAGCCAAGATAACGGATTATGAAGGATTAACTCTGGAAGGTCATCTACGGGGTGAATTGGAAGAGGATACTTGTAACGCTTCTGATTGACCCTCCCTTTAGACATGCTCCTTCTTGAGTCCTTCGTACTTATTGTCTTTTCAGCGTCGTGTTACAATGAAACGTTTTAGCATATTGAATTTCGATGGAAGTTCAAATGTTTTATGCACCGAAATGAAATACTAGAGCAAAGAGATGTTAGTGAAAGCACCAGCTAATATAGctctttcaaatttacGTGAAAAAGTTATGTGTGGCAATATAAATCTATAGCAAGAGTGGCTTCtataaaacatttttgacaagaaataaaattcagATACCGTTGTAGTCTTGAGAAATCATTGTGCTCACATCGATTAACTTCGAGCAACATAAATCATGCTATCATCATTAAAATAAAGTGGAAGTATTAAGAACAGATATAATAGCACGAGAAAAAACTCGTTCAACTAAGTCTAGACACACCTCCTGGTGTTATTTAGTCCGTTCTCTTAACAACCAAAGCCTACGAGCTCTCAAACAGCTCTTTTGTTTTAACTTCCTATAGAACTGAATGGGAAACTTGCatcttgaagaaaatttttctctttaaaTATCTGACTGAAGTATTGATcccttcaaaaaaaaaaaaaaagagagttGGTTACCCATATGGGAATAATATTTCTTAGGGCTAATTGACAAAGGATTGCTAACAGAAAATGCAAAGGACTAATAACTTGAATCATTTTTATATCAGGTTTATATAGGTA
Above is a genomic segment from Saccharomyces cerevisiae S288C chromosome XII, complete sequence containing:
- the CHA4 gene encoding Cha4p (DNA binding transcriptional activator; mediates serine/threonine activation of the catabolic L-serine (L-threonine) deaminase (CHA1); Zinc-finger protein with Zn[2]-Cys[6] fungal-type binuclear cluster domain); protein product: MMLEPSPPPLTTTVTPSLPSSLKKSVTDNDQNNNNVPRKRKLACQNCRRRRRKCNMEKPCSNCIKFRTECVFTQQDLRNKRYSTTYVEALQSQIRSLKEQLQILSSSSSTIASNALSSLKNNSDHGDAPNEKILKYGETAQSALPSSESNDENESDAFTKKMPSESPPPVGTNSIYPSNSLSIIKKKTDGSTRYQQQQVSLKNLSRSPLILRSLSLFFKWLYPGHYLFIHRETFLSAFFGDTNTKSYYCSEELVFAIAALGSLISYKSETELFQQSEVFYQRAKTIVLKKIFQLEDSSLAESSSSSKLAIIQTLLCLAFYDIGSGENPMAWYLSGLAFRIAHEIGLHLNPEAWSNVYEDELSIMDFEVRSRIYWGCYIADHLIAILFGRSTSLRLSNSTVPETDELPEIETGIEEYIYDPKVILSTANPLKKLIVLSRITEIFASKIFSPNETLLQRSEYLAKFNLEVYNWRRDLPPELQWTKRSLMEMTDFNPTIAYVWFHYYIVLISYNKPFIYEIKQSRELVEGYVDELYYLLKVWKNKFKTFEKATIYMIYSAILAIQCMKSNLIKKDRKQDFLNFLSAPTLNYELARKFIENSEDALHNSETMDLLGTLSHGNDFALEYNFDFTLLNEIDMLIGGNTNDGLSK
- the MIM2 gene encoding Mim2p (Mitochondrial protein required for outer membrane protein import; involved in import of the subset of proteins with multiple alpha-helical transmembrane segments, including Ugo1p, Tom20p, and Fzo1p; component of a large protein complex in the outer membrane that includes Mim1p and functions as cation-selective channel for translocation of positively charged precursor segments; not essential in W303 strain background); the protein is MADSEDTSVILQGIDTINSVEGLEEDGYLSDEDTSLSNELADAQRQWEESLQQLNKLLNWVLLPLLGKYIGRRMAKTLWSRFIEHFV
- the HRT3 gene encoding SCF ubiquitin ligase complex subunit HRT3 (Putative SCF-ubiquitin ligase F-box protein; based on both genetic and physical interactions and sequence similarity; identified in association with Cdc53p, Skp1p and Ubi4 in large and small-scale studies) yields the protein MIVDYEKDPRAKEAIAIWEKGVLKEKDGSMSDAINFYRSALKIHDNVESLYRKKILDEWMLHKKLSGLSMTTDAPDEQNETGKDDLSVEENAELQPCWILEILPDDILLRIIKKVILMSGESWVNLSMTCSTFSKLCFHDSVPFKTFAKYIYSKQIYDKMAMDLNGITDINTFEKEIWRGDDYRMLRERPYIKFEGVYISVVNYVRYGSNAESSLSLLKPVHMITYYRYFRFYENGQCLRLLSTDEPSAVVKHFSKENKPRHSHMCYWSLGFDYDFGHLKITRSDEKYTFIEEFQIKNQGNKRYQRLKWLSSIVVDKEGNASNCSLRNEKSFFFSRVKSFKDPG
- the ERG27 gene encoding 3-keto-steroid reductase (3-keto sterol reductase; catalyzes last of three steps required to remove two C-4 methyl groups from an intermediate in ergosterol biosynthesis; Erg27 protein is mainly ER-localized in strains devoid of mtDNA (rho cells); mutants are sterol auxotrophs; mutation is functionally complemented by human HSD17B7), which translates into the protein MNRKVAIVTGTNSNLGLNIVFRLIETEDTNVRLTIVVTSRTLPRVQEVINQIKDFYNKSGRVEDLEIDFDYLLVDFTNMVSVLNAYYDINKKYRAINYLFVNAAQGIFDGIDWIGAVKEVFTNPLEAVTNPTYKIQLVGVKSKDDMGLIFQANVFGPYYFISKILPQLTRGKAYIVWISSIMSDPKYLSLNDIELLKTNASYEGSKRLVDLLHLATYKDLKKLGINQYVVQPGIFTSHSFSEYLNFFTYFGMLCLFYLARLLGSPWHNIDGYKAANAPVYVTRLANPNFEKQDVKYGSATSRDGMPYIKTQEIDPTGMSDVFAYIQKKKLEWDEKLKDQIVETRTPI
- the ICT1 gene encoding lysophosphatidic acid acyltransferase ICT1 (Lysophosphatidic acid acyltransferase; responsible for enhanced phospholipid synthesis during organic solvent stress; null displays increased sensitivity to Calcofluor white; highly expressed during organic solvent stress; ICT1 has a paralog, ECM18, that arose from the whole genome duplication; human ABHD5 can complement ict1 null mutant), encoding MWTNTFKWCSKTEKETTTADAKVCASVQGLKALQQQIMDSTTVRGSVNNTMTPGGINQWHFHNKRANKVCTPTVLIHGYAASSMAFYRTFENLSDNIKDLYAIDLPANGASEAPALQVNKTKKIKSLRFKHIEDDVVIPVIEKRPPAEDIKSHLEQYESYFVDRIEQWRKDNKLRKINVVGHSFGGYISFKYALKYPDSIEKLCLISPLGVENSIHAITHKWEPNTTYPLTFTDPSSRYYTRKLNVPRFIFENQLNVLKWMGPIGSKLCSNYISTAYVKVPDQIYKDYLLHSFVGKNQTVQPQTIKVFTHLFERNLIARDPIINNVRFLNPATPVMFMYGEHDWMDKYAGYLTTESMLKNKAKASYVEVPDAGHNLFLDNPQHFASSLVSFLSK